One region of Triticum aestivum cultivar Chinese Spring chromosome 6B, IWGSC CS RefSeq v2.1, whole genome shotgun sequence genomic DNA includes:
- the LOC123138511 gene encoding uncharacterized protein isoform X1, which translates to MRMDAEGMEFLLDLVDRFPVREEFADSLEQTDPVPLLYLLQNGAGNLEAGAANGGSNLAQMAGEDDMAAAQEGAQQRRAASPTRSAQSTDSVNPEAPGWTKRPMQGYGRGD; encoded by the exons ATGCGAATGGACGCTGAGGGTATGGAGTTTCTGCTTGATTTGGTCGACAG GTTCCCCGTTCGGGAGGAATTTGCTGATAGCCTTGAACAAACAGATCCGGTTCCCCTCCTCTACTTGTTACAGAATGGGGCTGGAAATCTTGAGGCTGGTGCTGCAAACGGTGGGTCTAACCTGGCTCAGATGGCCGGCGAAGATGACATGGCTGCGGCGCAAGAAGGTGCCCAGCAGCGCCGAGCTGCATCTCCGACGAGGTCTGCTCAGTCAACCGACAGTGTGAATCCAGAGGCCCCCGGCTGGACTAAAAG ACCAATGCAGGGTTATGGACGTGGCGATTAA
- the LOC123138514 gene encoding subtilisin-like protease SBT1.4: protein MDLLRPLALAALCVLLAGTAAAATEVEAQSSYIVHVAAAHAPRLPRRGLLTTRAYGSFLRDHIPVEMSSPAPSVLYSYAHAATGFAARLTERQAARLASSGSVLAVVPDTMQELHTTLTPSFLGLSPSSGLLKASNGATDVVIGVIDTGVYPEGRPSFAADPSLPPPPSKFRGKCVSGPSFNGSALCNNKLVGAKFFQRGQEALRGRVLGADSKSPLDTNGHGTHTSSTAGGSAVVGAGFFDYARGKAVGMAPGARIAVYKACGEEGCASSDILAAFDEAIADNVDVLSVSLGAVGMAPNFYSDNTAVGAFRAVSKGIVVSASAGNSGPGDSTACNIAPWFLTVGASTLNRQFPGDVVLGNGETFTGTTLYAGEPLAPTKIPLVYGGDVGSKVCEEGKLNATKVAGKIVLCESGVNARAAKPYAVKLAGGAGAILASTKAFGEQSITSPHVHPATAVSFVDAEKIKKYIRTQTSPTATIVFRGTVVGSTPPSPRMASFSSRGPNFRAPEIFKPDVTAPGVDILAGWTGANSPTELESDTRRVKYNIISGTSMSCPHVSGIAALLRQARPEWSPAAIKSALMTTAYNVDSSGDVIGDMSTSDASTPFARGAGHIDPNSAVDPGLVYDAGTEDYINFLCALGYTAKQVAVFGSSISCSKRAGATVGDHNYPAFSVVFTSNKAAVVTQRRVVRSVGSDAAAAYTAKVTAPDGVRVTVSPETLQFSPTEKTQEYVATFVQRTTGSVTEKYTFGSIEWSDGEHSVTSPIAITWPTSKVAEM, encoded by the coding sequence ATGGACCTCCTCAGACCGCTCGCGCTCGCCGCCCTGTGCGTCCTGCTCGCCGGCACCGCGGCAGCGGCCACGGAGGTGGAGGCCCAGTCCTCCTACATCGTGCACGTCGCGGCGGCCCACGCGCCACGGCTGCCGCGCCGCGGCCTGCTGACAACCCGGGCGTACGGCTCCTTCTTGCGCGACCACATCCCCGTCGAGATGTCCAGCCCGGCGCCGAGCGTGCTCTACTCCTACGCGCACGCCGCCACGGGCTTCGCGGCGCGGCTCACGGAGCGCCAGGCCGCGCGCCTCGCGTCCTCGGGCTCCGTGCTCGCCGTCGTGCCCGACACGATGCAGGAGCTGCACACCACGCTGACACCGTCCTTCCTCGGCCTCTCGCCGTCCTCTGGGCTGCTCAAGGCGTCCAACGGCGCCACCGACGTCGTCATCGGGGTCATCGACACCGGCGTGTACCCCGAAGGGCGCCCGTCCTTCGCCGCCGACCCGTCGCTGCCGCCCCCACCGAGCAAGTTCCGTGGCAAGTGCGTCTCAGGCCCGTCGTTCAACGGCTCCGCGCTGTGCAACAACAAGCTCGTCGGCGCCAAGTTCTTCCAGCGGGGGCAGGAGGCTCTACGTGGCCGTGTGCTCGGTGCGGACTCCAAGTCGCCGCTAGACACAAACGGCCATGGCACCCACACCTCCTCCACCGCCGGTGGCTCTGCTGTCGTGGGCGCCGGCTTCTTCGACTATGCCAGAGGGAAAGCCGTCGGCATGGCCCCGGGCGCGCGCATTGCCGTCTATAAAGCGTGCGGGGAGGAAGGGTGCGCCAGTTCTGACATCCTAGCCGCGTTTGATGAGGCCATCGCGGACAATGTCGACGTTCTCTCGGTCTCCCTCGGCGCCGTCGGCATGGCCCCGAACTTCTACAGCGATAACACCGCCGTGGGCGCGTTCCGCGCCGTCAGCAAGGGCATCGTCGTCTCCGCCTCCGCGGGAAACTCCGGCCCCGGAGATTCCACCGCATGCAACATAGCGCCATGGTTCTTGACGGTCGGCGCATCCACACTTAACCGCCAATTCCCGGGCGACGTCGTTCTCGGTAACGGCGAGACTTTCACGGGCACTACACTTTACGCCGGCGAGCCGCTCGCCCCGACCAAGATACCACTGGTCTACGGAGGGGACGTCGGCTCGAAGGTGTGCGAAGAGGGGAAGTTGAACGCCACCAAGGTCGCTGGGAAGATTGTTTTGTGTGAATCGGGTGTAAATGCCCGAGCAGCGAAACCATATGCCGTCAAGCtcgccggtggcgccggagcgaTCCTCGCGAGCACAAAAGCATTCGGCGAGCAGTCCATCACCAGCCCCCATGTGCACCCCGCCACGGCTGTGTCATTTGTCGACGCCGAGAAGATCAAGAAGTACATACGAACGCAAACTTCCCCTACCGCGACAATCGTCTTCCGCGGCACCGTGGTCGGCTCGACGCCTCCTTCCCCTAGAATGGCGTCATTCTCGAGCCGCGGGCCGAACTTCCGCGCGCCGGAGATCTTCAAGCCGGACGTGACCGCGCCCGGCGTGGACATCCTCGCCGGTTGGACAGGCGCCAACTCGCCCACGGAGCTCGAGAGCGACACGAGGCGCGTGAAGTACAACATCATATCGGGCACGTCCATGTCATGCCCGCACGTGAGCGGCATCGCCGCGCTGCTCCGGCAGGCGAGGCCAGAGTGGAGCCCCGCGGCGATCAAGTCCGCGCTTATGACCACCGCGTACAACGTGGACAGCTCCGGCGACGTCATCGGTGACATGTCCACCAGCGACGCGTCCACGCCGTTCGCGCGAGGGGCCGGACACATCGATCCCAACAGCGCCGTGGACCCAGGCCTCGTCTACGATGCCGGCACGGAGGACTACATCAACTTCCTGTGCGCTCTGGGCTACACCGCCAAGCAGGTCGCCGTATTCGGCTCGTCCATCAGTTGTTCGAAGCGCGCGGGCGCCACGGTGGGCGACCACAACTATCCGGCCTTCTCGGTGGTGTTCACCTCGAATAAAGCGGCGGTCGTCACGCAGCGCCGCGTCGTGCGCAGCGTCGGCAGCGACGCCGCGGCTGCGTACACGGCCAAGGTCACCGCCCCGGACGGCGTTCGCGTCACGGTGAGCCCCGAGACGCTGCAGTTCAGCCCGACGGAGAAAACACAGGAGTACGTGGCCACCTTTGTGCAACGAACCACCGGTAGCGTCACGGAGAAATACACGTTCGGGTCGATTGAGTGGAGCGACGGCGAGCACTCGGTGACGAGCCCCATCGCCATCACCTGGCCGACGAGCAAGGTTGCAGAGATGTGA
- the LOC123138511 gene encoding uncharacterized protein isoform X2, with translation MRMDAEGMEFLLDLVDRFPVREEFADSLEQTDPVPLLYLLQNGAGNLEAGAANGGSNLAQMAGEDDMAAAQEGAQQRRAASPTRSAQSTDSVNPEAPGWTKRCDS, from the exons ATGCGAATGGACGCTGAGGGTATGGAGTTTCTGCTTGATTTGGTCGACAG GTTCCCCGTTCGGGAGGAATTTGCTGATAGCCTTGAACAAACAGATCCGGTTCCCCTCCTCTACTTGTTACAGAATGGGGCTGGAAATCTTGAGGCTGGTGCTGCAAACGGTGGGTCTAACCTGGCTCAGATGGCCGGCGAAGATGACATGGCTGCGGCGCAAGAAGGTGCCCAGCAGCGCCGAGCTGCATCTCCGACGAGGTCTGCTCAGTCAACCGACAGTGTGAATCCAGAGGCCCCCGGCTGGACTAAAAG GTGTGATTCCTGA